The proteins below are encoded in one region of Triticum aestivum cultivar Chinese Spring chromosome 1B, IWGSC CS RefSeq v2.1, whole genome shotgun sequence:
- the LOC123092306 gene encoding pectinesterase inhibitor: MASSSMITFAAALCLVAASAVAVPPATLQETCQSAGEQEALCVQLLSSTPAAQKTPVDTPGLAQAAVMAAGSNATETAAHLQRLFDSEDLKNMSPELQRCVEDCTERYQSAAKFLGQASEKMTAGSFDEAGVLIDGAQSVVSLCQRSCQGVPQGELTACTKGVDQLCTIAASVTRLVVQK; the protein is encoded by the exons ATGGCGTCCTCGTCCATGATCACCTTCGCAGCCGCCTTGTGCCTTGTGGCCGCTTCCGCCGTCGCCGTTCCGCCGGCCACCCTCCAGGAGACGTGCCAGAGCGCTGGCGAGCAGGAGGCGCTGTGCGTGCAGCTGCTGTCGTCGACCCCGGCGGCCCAGAAGACGCCGGTGGACACGCCCGGGCTCGCCCAGGCGGCCGTGATGGCGGCGGGGTCGAACGCGACGGAGACGGCGGCGCACCTGCAACGGCTCTTCGACTCCGAAGACCTCAAGAACATGAGCCCGGAGCTCCAGCGCTGCGTCGAGGACTGCACCGAGAG GTACCAGTCGGCCGCCAAGTTCCTGGGCCAAGCATCGGAGAAGATGACCGCGGGCTCCTTCGATGAGGCGGGCGTGCTGATCGACGGCGCGCAGTCGGTGGTGAGCCTGTGCCAGCGGTCGTGCCAGGGGGTGCCGCAGGGGGAGCTCACGGCGTGCACCAAAGGCGTCGACCAACTCTGCACCATTGCCGCATCAGTCACTCGGTTGGTCGTTCAGAAGTAA